A single Methanocaldococcus bathoardescens DNA region contains:
- a CDS encoding PHP domain-containing protein, translated as MKADLHIHTKYSGIGRFWKLKFPDSVEEPRNILKVAKKRGIDIIAITDHNTIRGGIEVKKLEKEFGVEVIVGSEIMTTEGEIIGLFLNEEIPKYLTPEETIERIKEQGGLAIAPHPYSPICKALGDRIFDLDLDGVEVFNAYHRDGIVNNIALNKVIKNYYKKPFAFIGSSDAHIARMVGNAYTLFEGNSADDLYKAIVKKRTTYGGKATPLYQAILWSYDIVYESEKKLIKSLIFNIDDDTINSIKFHKKILGVFGGFIYILTPLPIVSGFLGNYYLKKKAKEKMKEI; from the coding sequence ATGAAGGCAGATTTGCATATACACACAAAATATTCAGGAATTGGTAGATTTTGGAAACTTAAATTTCCAGACTCTGTTGAAGAGCCAAGAAATATATTGAAAGTTGCTAAGAAAAGAGGTATTGATATTATAGCAATAACAGACCACAATACAATTAGGGGAGGGATTGAGGTAAAGAAATTAGAGAAAGAGTTTGGAGTAGAGGTTATTGTAGGTAGTGAAATTATGACTACTGAGGGAGAAATTATTGGTTTATTTTTGAATGAAGAAATACCAAAATATTTAACTCCAGAAGAAACCATAGAAAGAATTAAAGAACAAGGAGGTTTAGCCATAGCCCCACATCCATACAGCCCTATATGTAAAGCCCTTGGAGATAGGATATTTGATTTAGATTTGGATGGAGTTGAGGTCTTTAACGCTTATCATAGAGATGGTATTGTAAATAACATAGCTTTAAATAAGGTTATAAAAAATTATTACAAAAAGCCGTTTGCATTTATTGGGAGTAGTGATGCCCACATAGCGAGAATGGTAGGGAATGCCTATACTTTATTTGAAGGTAATTCAGCTGATGATTTATATAAAGCAATAGTTAAAAAAAGAACAACTTATGGAGGAAAGGCAACACCTTTATATCAAGCCATATTATGGAGTTATGATATTGTTTATGAGTCAGAGAAAAAGTTAATAAAATCTTTAATATTTAATATAGACGATGACACTATAAATTCAATAAAATTCCATAAAAAGATTTTGGGGGTTTTTGGGGGGTTTATCTATATACTTACACCTCTTCCAATAGTTTCAGGATTTTTAGGAAATTACTACCTTAAAAAGAAAGCAAAAGAAAAAATGAAAGAAATTTAA
- a CDS encoding NAD(P)H-hydrate dehydratase has product MELFNILKEKIKEKEVITPKEMAIIDDNAEFLGIPKILLMENAGKAVYEEIKNIEAEEYIIFCGTGNNGGDGFVVARHLGKGEVILIGKEGEIKTYEARENFKILKNLAEFGNIKIREIRRAEEVEDIFERLKDKKAVIVDAMIGTGVKGELREPFKTIVDKINELKKINKDILVVSVDVETGHLKSDLTITFHKRKTINRENVIVKDIGIPKEAEYIVGWGDLKALRKRDSNSHKGQNGKVLIIGGSRDFFGAPILAGLSALKIADLVGILSVDKVIDKLNHPEFIMYKVEGDYLSSQHVDYALNIAKKYDVVVLGNGLGANNRTKAFVNEFLSKYDKKVVIDADAIKVIDYNSFEFSENYIFTPHKKEFEYMNVDLENIEEIKSTIVLKGKYDIIFNADNLKINKTGNAGMTVGGTGDVLAGLIGALFAVNEAFISACCGAFINGYAGDLLLKEKGYCYTSLDLIEKIPNVLKIFE; this is encoded by the coding sequence ATGGAGCTATTTAATATTTTAAAAGAAAAAATTAAAGAAAAAGAAGTTATAACACCCAAAGAAATGGCAATTATTGATGATAATGCAGAGTTTTTGGGGATTCCTAAAATATTACTAATGGAAAATGCTGGAAAGGCAGTTTATGAAGAAATTAAAAATATTGAAGCAGAGGAATATATTATTTTTTGTGGGACCGGAAATAATGGGGGAGATGGGTTTGTAGTTGCGAGACATCTTGGAAAAGGGGAAGTTATATTAATTGGAAAAGAAGGGGAGATAAAAACTTATGAAGCAAGAGAAAACTTTAAGATACTAAAAAATTTGGCAGAGTTTGGAAATATAAAGATTAGAGAAATTAGAAGGGCTGAAGAAGTTGAAGATATATTTGAAAGATTAAAAGATAAAAAAGCTGTTATTGTAGATGCGATGATTGGAACTGGTGTTAAAGGAGAGCTAAGAGAGCCGTTTAAAACAATTGTTGATAAAATTAACGAATTAAAGAAAATAAATAAAGATATCCTTGTTGTAAGTGTTGATGTTGAGACAGGGCACTTAAAGAGTGATTTAACCATAACCTTCCACAAAAGAAAGACAATAAATAGAGAAAATGTTATTGTAAAAGATATAGGTATTCCAAAAGAGGCTGAGTATATAGTTGGCTGGGGGGATTTAAAAGCTCTAAGGAAGAGAGATAGCAACAGTCATAAAGGGCAGAATGGAAAAGTTTTGATTATTGGAGGAAGTAGAGATTTCTTTGGAGCTCCTATATTGGCAGGTTTATCAGCATTAAAAATTGCTGATTTGGTGGGGATTTTATCAGTTGATAAGGTTATAGATAAATTAAATCATCCAGAGTTTATTATGTATAAGGTTGAAGGAGATTATTTAAGCTCTCAACATGTTGATTATGCTTTAAATATAGCTAAAAAGTATGATGTTGTTGTATTGGGAAATGGTTTAGGAGCTAATAATAGAACTAAGGCATTTGTAAATGAATTCCTATCAAAATATGATAAAAAAGTAGTAATTGATGCCGATGCCATTAAGGTTATTGATTATAATAGCTTTGAATTCTCTGAAAATTACATCTTCACACCACATAAAAAAGAGTTTGAATACATGAATGTTGACTTAGAAAACATTGAAGAGATAAAATCAACAATTGTGTTAAAAGGGAAGTATGATATAATATTTAACGCTGATAATTTAAAAATAAATAAAACTGGAAATGCAGGAATGACTGTTGGAGGAACTGGAGATGTTTTAGCTGGTTTAATTGGGGCTTTATTTGCTGTTAATGAAGCTTTCATCTCTGCATGTTGTGGAGCGTTTATAAATGGATACGCAGGGGATTTACTATTAAAGGAGAAGGGTTATTGCTACACATCCCTTGATTTAATTGAGAAAATCCCTAATGTCTTAAAAATCTTTGAATGA
- a CDS encoding beta/alpha barrel domain-containing protein: protein MVKKLRKKDVKVPLTVPESVKKEYISNYLELTKKTGNVMLFAGDQKIEHLNDDFFGEGIAKEDASPEHLFNIASKGKICAFATQLGLIARYGMDYRKIPYIVKINSKTHLVKSRDPISRALVTVKDVVEFKENSGLNILGVGYTIYPGSEYEHIMFEEASKIILEAHKHGLIAIIWSYPRGKNVEDEKDPHLIAGAAGVAACLGADFVKVNYPKCDNPAERFKEAVLAAGRTGVLCAGGKSTEPEKFLKQIWEQINISGARGNATGRNIHQKPLDDAIRMCNAIYAITIEGKSLEEALKIYYGDKK from the coding sequence ATGGTAAAAAAGCTTAGAAAGAAAGATGTAAAAGTTCCATTAACAGTTCCAGAAAGTGTTAAAAAAGAGTATATTAGCAACTATTTAGAGCTAACAAAAAAGACAGGAAATGTTATGTTATTTGCTGGAGACCAAAAAATTGAGCATTTAAATGATGACTTCTTTGGGGAGGGGATAGCGAAAGAAGATGCATCTCCAGAGCATTTATTTAATATAGCAAGTAAGGGAAAGATTTGTGCATTTGCTACCCAACTTGGTTTAATAGCGAGATATGGAATGGATTATAGAAAAATTCCTTATATTGTGAAGATTAATTCAAAAACTCATTTAGTAAAAAGCAGAGACCCTATAAGCAGAGCATTAGTAACAGTTAAAGATGTCGTTGAGTTTAAAGAAAATTCTGGGCTAAATATATTGGGTGTTGGTTATACAATCTATCCTGGAAGTGAATATGAGCATATTATGTTTGAAGAAGCATCTAAAATTATCTTAGAGGCCCATAAGCATGGATTAATTGCAATAATTTGGAGTTATCCAAGAGGTAAAAATGTTGAAGATGAAAAAGACCCTCACCTAATAGCTGGAGCTGCAGGTGTTGCTGCATGCTTAGGGGCTGATTTTGTTAAAGTTAATTATCCTAAATGTGATAATCCAGCGGAAAGATTTAAAGAAGCAGTTTTAGCTGCTGGAAGAACAGGAGTTTTATGTGCTGGAGGAAAAAGTACAGAGCCAGAGAAATTTTTAAAACAGATTTGGGAGCAAATTAATATTAGTGGAGCAAGAGGAAATGCAACTGGAAGGAATATTCATCAAAAACCATTGGATGATGCGATAAGAATGTGTAATGCAATATATGCAATAACTATTGAAGGAAAAAGTTTGGAAGAGGCATTAAAAATATATTATGGAGATAAGAAATAA
- a CDS encoding metal-dependent hydrolase, whose protein sequence is MLGRHHLGITVGFFIPILAFGVYGAMINHIEYLYYSFCIIFSASIGALLPDADSEGKSKLYYKYRAIYYLMILIYDIIVLFFNNQKIKEKLKIGYNIKKQHRGILHTPIGVFLSSLLLTAIFSLIYITFSIYLGISIDFLIVLSIFIGLFFGQIMHLIEDSFTVSGINWLFPFGNKIINGKIYTFGKDGKVDIRPELYTWFYTVTGFAILGIVMFFSNTLPSDKIFGIIGMGMVINTISLIGLYFISNSDRNLWLVDRKNWKRMQKSFKSKTNYKNLKKYNKSRKRRKSYKNK, encoded by the coding sequence GTGTTGGGAAGACATCATTTAGGAATTACCGTTGGATTCTTTATACCAATTTTAGCTTTTGGAGTTTATGGAGCAATGATTAACCATATTGAGTATTTGTACTACAGCTTTTGTATAATTTTTTCAGCGTCAATTGGGGCGTTGCTTCCTGATGCAGATTCTGAAGGAAAATCAAAATTATACTACAAATATAGAGCAATATATTACCTAATGATATTAATTTATGATATAATTGTGCTGTTTTTCAATAATCAAAAAATTAAAGAAAAACTAAAAATAGGATACAACATTAAAAAACAGCATAGAGGAATATTGCATACACCAATTGGCGTATTTTTATCATCTCTTCTATTAACAGCAATATTTTCATTAATCTACATAACATTTTCAATTTATTTGGGCATTAGTATTGATTTTCTCATTGTTTTATCAATATTTATAGGTCTATTTTTTGGACAGATTATGCATTTAATTGAAGATTCATTTACTGTTTCTGGAATAAATTGGCTATTTCCTTTTGGAAATAAAATAATAAATGGAAAAATATACACTTTTGGGAAGGATGGAAAAGTCGATATTAGACCTGAATTATACACTTGGTTTTACACCGTTACAGGTTTTGCAATTTTAGGAATTGTAATGTTTTTTAGCAACACCCTTCCTTCAGATAAAATATTTGGAATTATAGGAATGGGCATGGTTATAAATACCATTTCACTTATTGGACTGTATTTTATATCAAATAGTGATAGAAATTTATGGCTTGTAGATAGAAAAAATTGGAAACGAATGCAAAAGTCTTTTAAATCTAAAACAAACTATAAAAATCTAAAAAAATACAACAAATCAAGAAAAAGACGTAAAAGTTATAAAAATAAATAG
- the tsaA gene encoding tRNA (N6-threonylcarbamoyladenosine(37)-N6)-methyltransferase TrmO, whose product MCHLKPIGVVEQNENYTILNIFDEFVDGLDGLKEGDYIILLLWFHKNDSEEKRKILKVHPRGDIKNPLKGVFATRSPYRPNPIGKYTVKIHKIDKNKIFVDKIDAYDETPIIDIKIFSEELDCPKI is encoded by the coding sequence ATGTGTCATCTAAAACCTATTGGAGTTGTGGAGCAGAATGAGAATTACACTATCTTAAATATATTTGATGAGTTTGTAGATGGATTAGACGGATTAAAGGAGGGAGATTACATTATCCTTCTTCTCTGGTTTCACAAAAATGATAGTGAAGAAAAAAGAAAGATTTTGAAGGTTCATCCAAGAGGGGATATAAAAAATCCATTAAAGGGAGTATTTGCTACTCGTTCCCCATATAGACCAAATCCTATTGGAAAATACACCGTAAAAATCCACAAAATAGATAAAAATAAAATTTTTGTTGATAAAATTGATGCTTATGATGAGACACCAATAATTGATATAAAAATATTTTCAGAAGAGTTGGATTGTCCAAAAATCTAA
- a CDS encoding TatD family hydrolase codes for MVYVDAHCHIEDKAFNKNRDEIIERAKKENVIIITSGASLGGCLRALECKKKYNIYLTLGYHPSRVKADDKVVEKVYNLIKNNENEILAVGEIGMDIKDENYERQEEIFKKFLSLAEELNKPIVVHARGFERKIFDIAKNKVNIMFHCYSGDIELAKEIGRDGNLISISTLICFSEHHKKLVEELDLEYLTTETDSPYLSPIKGAKNEPKNVKLVVEEIAKIKEMDVEEVADIIYKNTSKFFKRRL; via the coding sequence ATGGTTTATGTTGATGCCCACTGTCATATAGAAGATAAAGCATTTAATAAAAACAGGGATGAAATAATTGAAAGGGCTAAAAAAGAAAATGTAATAATAATTACAAGTGGAGCAAGCTTGGGAGGGTGTTTGAGAGCTTTAGAGTGCAAGAAAAAATATAATATTTATTTAACTTTAGGCTATCATCCTTCAAGAGTTAAAGCTGATGATAAAGTTGTAGAGAAAGTTTATAATTTAATTAAAAATAACGAAAATGAAATTTTAGCTGTTGGAGAGATTGGGATGGATATTAAAGATGAAAACTATGAAAGGCAGGAAGAAATATTTAAAAAATTTTTATCATTAGCAGAGGAGCTTAATAAACCAATTGTAGTTCATGCAAGAGGTTTTGAGAGGAAGATATTTGATATAGCTAAAAATAAAGTTAATATCATGTTTCACTGCTATAGTGGAGATATAGAGTTAGCTAAAGAGATTGGAAGGGATGGAAATTTAATATCTATCTCAACACTCATCTGCTTTTCAGAACATCACAAAAAGCTTGTTGAGGAATTGGATTTAGAATACCTAACTACTGAAACTGATAGCCCTTACTTATCTCCAATTAAAGGAGCTAAAAATGAGCCAAAAAATGTTAAATTAGTTGTGGAAGAGATAGCAAAGATTAAAGAAATGGATGTTGAAGAGGTGGCAGATATTATTTATAAAAATACATCTAAATTTTTTAAGAGGAGATTGTGA
- a CDS encoding DUF362 domain-containing protein, whose amino-acid sequence MEKVFYVIREDYDSLDNNILDLTFKSCNLEEFDKILIKPNILGPYPPERAVTTHPKFLEWVIKYLQNNFDGEIVVGESSGYSTRKSFRVSGIEDVCIKYGIEYIPFEKDEHVKTKILDREVPIPKTVVESDLIINLPKLKTHVLMKFTGAVKNLYGCVPGGLKPKLHGHFPKEEDFAKLLVELYKFITKDRKIITIMDGIWGMEGNGPSNGKPKHSKIVISSTNPVAVDLLASYYIGYRMDDILTNRLLKVDFEVIDADKNEKKSFNEIKPIKFKKPDTVFLNSILPPQIIKIIFNIMTPKPKINRSNCLKCRICEKVCPVNAITDLKIDRKKCINCYCCHEMCPYNAIDLKRFIL is encoded by the coding sequence ATGGAAAAGGTGTTTTATGTAATAAGGGAAGATTATGATTCGTTAGATAATAACATTTTAGATTTAACATTTAAATCTTGCAATCTTGAAGAATTTGATAAAATATTGATAAAGCCAAATATTCTTGGCCCATATCCACCAGAGAGAGCAGTTACAACACATCCAAAATTCTTAGAGTGGGTTATAAAATATTTACAGAATAATTTTGATGGGGAAATTGTCGTTGGAGAATCTTCTGGGTATTCAACAAGAAAATCCTTTAGAGTTTCTGGAATTGAAGATGTCTGTATAAAATATGGTATAGAATATATTCCATTTGAGAAAGATGAGCATGTAAAAACAAAAATCCTTGATAGAGAAGTTCCAATTCCAAAAACTGTTGTTGAGAGTGATTTGATAATAAATCTTCCTAAGTTAAAGACTCATGTTTTGATGAAATTTACTGGGGCTGTTAAAAATTTATATGGCTGTGTTCCTGGAGGACTGAAGCCAAAACTTCATGGACATTTTCCAAAGGAAGAAGATTTTGCAAAGCTATTGGTTGAGCTTTATAAGTTTATAACAAAAGATAGGAAAATAATAACCATAATGGATGGAATTTGGGGAATGGAAGGAAACGGCCCAAGTAACGGAAAGCCAAAGCATTCAAAGATAGTTATAAGCTCAACAAATCCAGTAGCAGTTGATTTATTAGCTTCCTATTACATTGGCTATAGGATGGATGATATTTTAACAAATAGATTGCTTAAAGTTGATTTTGAAGTAATAGATGCTGATAAAAATGAGAAAAAATCTTTTAATGAAATAAAACCTATCAAATTTAAGAAACCAGACACAGTTTTTTTAAATTCTATATTACCTCCTCAAATAATCAAAATAATTTTTAACATTATGACTCCAAAGCCAAAAATAAATAGAAGCAACTGCCTAAAGTGTAGAATCTGTGAAAAAGTTTGTCCAGTTAATGCAATAACTGATTTGAAAATAGATAGGAAGAAATGCATAAACTGCTATTGCTGTCATGAGATGTGTCCTTATAATGCTATTGATTTGAAGAGGTTTATTTTATAA